The proteins below are encoded in one region of Acidobacteriota bacterium:
- a CDS encoding threonine transporter RhtB, with amino-acid sequence MDSRFLAFLGIAALLTIIPGADTGLVTKNAIARGRTAAFFTTFGICLGCLCHATASALGLSVVLRESPRVYEWVKLIGAGYLVYIGARALWAARTPYGVEHGIAFAVKERRGVWVSFVEGLFTNLLNPKVAVFYLTFLPQFIAPGENVLHKSLFLASIHVLMGLTWLCSYAMLLDRMSAVLTRPSVRRKLEAFTGAVLVVFGLRLAMERR; translated from the coding sequence ATGGATTCTCGCTTCTTAGCCTTCCTTGGCATCGCCGCCCTGCTGACCATCATTCCGGGAGCCGACACCGGGCTAGTCACCAAAAACGCAATCGCGCGCGGGCGTACTGCTGCATTCTTTACGACCTTCGGTATCTGTTTAGGCTGCCTATGCCACGCAACCGCATCTGCGTTGGGGTTGTCAGTTGTACTTCGTGAATCCCCTCGCGTCTATGAGTGGGTAAAGCTCATTGGCGCCGGATATCTGGTCTACATCGGAGCTCGAGCTCTGTGGGCAGCGCGGACGCCTTATGGTGTCGAGCATGGAATCGCCTTCGCAGTTAAGGAACGCCGTGGAGTCTGGGTTAGCTTCGTCGAGGGATTGTTTACCAACCTCCTGAACCCAAAAGTTGCCGTTTTCTATCTGACTTTCCTGCCGCAGTTCATCGCACCGGGAGAGAACGTGCTCCACAAGTCGCTGTTCCTCGCGAGCATTCACGTTCTTATGGGATTGACCTGGCTCTGCAGTTACGCGATGTTGCTGGACCGAATGAGCGCGGTGCTCACCCGACCTTCGGTGAGACGCAAACTTGAGGCATTTACCGGCGCGGTTTTGGTGGTTTTTGGGCTGCGGCTGGCGATGGAACGTAGATAA
- a CDS encoding thioredoxin family protein translates to MPITRIAGVLLLLVSSLAAAQQSQPFSNDQVSSKLRELYPENADAKKEIAEALAAAAKDHKHVLLVFGANWCFDCFALDYRFHQTGIQPILDKNYHVVHVDIGRNDKNEDLVKKYNIPIEKGIPSLAVLDTKGHTLYTTGEFESARSTDPQVIVRFLDTWKPKQS, encoded by the coding sequence ATGCCCATAACTCGAATTGCCGGCGTTCTTCTGCTTCTCGTTTCCAGTTTGGCCGCGGCACAGCAGTCCCAGCCCTTTAGCAACGACCAAGTGTCGTCAAAGTTGCGGGAGCTCTATCCCGAGAATGCCGATGCAAAGAAGGAGATCGCCGAAGCGCTTGCGGCGGCTGCTAAGGACCACAAGCACGTGCTGCTGGTCTTCGGCGCCAATTGGTGCTTTGACTGCTTTGCCCTGGATTACCGCTTCCACCAGACGGGGATTCAGCCGATCCTGGACAAGAACTACCACGTCGTGCACGTGGACATCGGCCGCAACGACAAGAACGAAGATCTTGTGAAGAAGTACAACATACCGATCGAGAAAGGCATACCCTCGCTGGCTGTCCTCGACACCAAGGGCCACACACTGTACACCACCGGCGAATTCGAGTCGGCGCGGAGTACCGATCCTCAAGTGATCGTAAGGTTCCTCGACACGTGGAAACCTAAACAGAGCTGA
- a CDS encoding divalent metal cation transporter — MSSSTSTPANKVWSLRFKALPAFRSGELWYYFGPAFVASVAYIDPGNFATNIEGGTRFGYSLLWVLLWSNAMAILIQYLSAKLGIATGRTLPQNCRDNFSWGMNLFLWVAAELAALATDLAEFLGAALGFYLLVGPWLLAHGLEKSTVLMVAALATAVLVFLILALELYGFRKLEMGIMTFVFGIAACYAIEIFLAKPNWAQVGYHILVPQIGSESIYIAVGMLGATVMPHVVYLHSALVQDRARKALEGCPTSQRLQRLKHLQFEIIDVFAAMNGAWLINTAMIVMAAAVFFTHGQHVTSIEDAHQTLAPLLGGVSAMAFALALLLSGLSSSTVGTMAGQVIIEGFLNIRFSVFLRRLITMIPALIVIAMKLDPLKILVLSQVGLSFALPFALVPLILLTRRTKVMGELANGRSTNVLAYATVTVIIGLNLLLIYQSFGGKF; from the coding sequence ATGAGCAGCAGCACGTCTACACCAGCGAATAAGGTTTGGAGTCTTAGGTTCAAGGCTTTGCCTGCCTTTCGTAGCGGGGAGCTTTGGTACTACTTCGGACCAGCATTCGTTGCTAGCGTCGCGTACATCGATCCAGGAAACTTCGCCACCAACATCGAAGGCGGGACGCGATTTGGGTATTCGCTGCTTTGGGTATTGCTGTGGTCGAACGCCATGGCGATTCTGATTCAGTACCTATCGGCAAAACTTGGCATCGCCACCGGACGAACGCTTCCCCAGAACTGTCGGGACAATTTCTCTTGGGGAATGAATCTGTTTCTGTGGGTTGCGGCTGAGCTGGCGGCGCTAGCCACTGACCTGGCTGAATTCCTAGGAGCTGCGCTGGGATTTTACCTCCTCGTCGGACCTTGGCTGCTGGCGCATGGCCTGGAAAAATCTACTGTTCTGATGGTTGCGGCACTTGCAACCGCGGTTCTCGTCTTCCTGATACTGGCTTTAGAGCTCTATGGATTTAGGAAGCTCGAGATGGGGATCATGACATTCGTCTTTGGCATAGCCGCCTGTTACGCCATCGAGATCTTCCTGGCAAAACCAAATTGGGCACAGGTGGGCTATCACATCCTTGTGCCGCAGATCGGGTCAGAGAGCATTTACATTGCAGTGGGCATGCTGGGGGCGACGGTGATGCCGCACGTGGTGTATTTGCATTCCGCATTAGTGCAGGACCGCGCGCGCAAGGCGCTCGAAGGATGTCCGACCAGCCAGAGACTGCAGCGACTGAAGCACCTGCAGTTCGAAATCATCGATGTGTTTGCCGCGATGAACGGTGCATGGCTGATCAACACAGCGATGATCGTGATGGCTGCTGCAGTGTTCTTTACGCATGGCCAGCATGTAACCTCCATCGAAGACGCGCACCAGACACTCGCCCCGCTCTTGGGTGGAGTCTCGGCCATGGCGTTTGCTTTGGCTTTGTTGCTCTCCGGGCTCTCGTCATCAACCGTAGGAACGATGGCAGGTCAGGTAATCATCGAAGGCTTTCTGAACATTCGCTTCAGCGTCTTCCTGCGCCGGCTGATCACGATGATCCCCGCGCTGATTGTGATTGCCATGAAGCTCGATCCGCTGAAGATCCTGGTGCTCTCGCAAGTGGGGCTAAGTTTCGCGTTGCCGTTTGCGCTGGTGCCGCTGATCCTACTCACGCGGCGCACGAAGGTTATGGGAGAGCTGGCAAACGGCCGCAGCACAAATGTGCTGGCCTATGCGACCGTCACGGTGATCATTGGGTTGAACCTGCTGCTGATTTATCAGTCGTTCGGTGGAAAGTTTTGA
- the acnA gene encoding aconitate hydratase AcnA, translating to MNSFGARATLRVGDRQYEIYRINVLDKQCGSTQHLPYSLRVLLENLLRTENGKSVTQDDIRFLAQWQATAAPSREIAFTPARVLMQDFTGVPAVVDLAAMRDAMKRLGGNPNAINPLQPAELVIDHSVQVDEFGTPNAFHTNALLEFERNRERYAFLRWGQTAFNNFSVVPPDMGIVHQINLEYLARVIFSQVVDGVQQAYPDTLVGTDSHTTMVNGLGVLGWGVGGIEAEAAMLGQPVSMLLPQVVGFKLIGKLKEGSTATDLVLTVTQMLRKTGVVGKFVEFFGEGLSELPLADRATIANMAPEYGATCGIFPVDGETLRYLRMTGRSDEQIALVEAYCKEQGLFHTKGSPQATYSEVVELDLSTVEPSVAGPRRPQDRVRLSQAAENFKHELPSLLGPAVARAAARQVMRWEGEGGNPTATGSEGTKPDVAEPVAAKHHVDVSKYLDHGSVVIAAITSCTNTSNPYVMMAAGILAKNAVERGLSTPPWVKTSVAPGSRVVTEYYKKAGLMEFLDRLRFSIAGYGCTTCIGNSGPLPADVSKAIDDHQLVVVSVLSGNRNFEGRINSEVRANYLMSPPLVVAYALAGRIDHDLLTEPLGKDHQGKEVYLRDIWPSQKEVDEVVRKCIDSSMFRDNYASIAEGDEHWKRLKVPKGDTYAWEKDSTYIKKAPYFDDMPVNPPPVKDIVGARVLAWLGDSVTTDHISPAGSIKQNSPAGRYLIEHGVKPHDFNSYGSRRGNHEVMVRGTFANVRLRNKLAPGTEGGVTRYLPTNEVMSIFDASMKYQDDGVPLIILAGKEYGSGSSRDWAAKGPKLLGVHAVIAQSYERIHRSNLVGMGILPLQLLSEEDPEALGLTGEEMYAITGLRELLDSKFASGRHVSVHAQRGDGTIKEFEASVRIDTPQEILYYQHGGILQFVLRQLLAGWERPHVVSRGMSTVADPSTGSSIT from the coding sequence ATGAATTCATTTGGCGCGCGCGCAACTCTGCGCGTTGGCGATCGGCAGTACGAGATTTACCGGATCAACGTTCTCGATAAACAGTGCGGATCGACGCAGCACCTTCCATATTCTCTGCGCGTATTGCTGGAGAACCTGCTGCGTACAGAAAACGGCAAGTCAGTCACGCAAGATGACATTCGCTTTCTCGCGCAGTGGCAAGCGACGGCTGCGCCTTCGCGAGAAATCGCCTTCACTCCTGCCCGCGTGTTGATGCAGGATTTTACCGGCGTGCCTGCAGTTGTTGATCTGGCTGCGATGCGCGATGCAATGAAGAGGCTTGGGGGCAATCCAAACGCGATCAATCCCTTGCAGCCTGCTGAATTGGTGATTGACCACTCTGTGCAGGTGGACGAATTCGGAACTCCCAACGCTTTCCATACGAATGCGCTTCTTGAGTTCGAACGCAACCGTGAGCGCTATGCCTTTCTCCGCTGGGGACAGACAGCGTTCAACAATTTCTCCGTAGTTCCGCCCGATATGGGAATTGTCCACCAGATCAACCTGGAATACCTGGCGCGCGTCATCTTTTCGCAAGTCGTTGATGGAGTCCAGCAGGCTTATCCTGACACTCTGGTTGGCACCGATTCGCATACCACGATGGTGAACGGTCTGGGAGTGCTCGGCTGGGGAGTAGGCGGAATTGAGGCAGAGGCGGCGATGTTGGGTCAGCCAGTATCGATGCTCTTACCGCAGGTCGTCGGGTTCAAACTCATCGGCAAACTCAAGGAAGGCTCGACCGCTACGGATCTAGTCCTCACGGTCACCCAGATGCTGCGCAAGACCGGCGTTGTCGGAAAGTTCGTGGAGTTCTTCGGCGAGGGCCTATCAGAGCTGCCTCTCGCCGATCGCGCGACGATCGCAAACATGGCGCCTGAGTACGGCGCAACTTGCGGTATTTTCCCGGTTGACGGAGAAACACTCCGTTACCTGCGCATGACCGGGCGCAGCGATGAGCAAATCGCGCTGGTCGAGGCTTACTGCAAAGAACAGGGCTTGTTCCATACCAAAGGGTCACCGCAGGCCACCTATTCCGAAGTCGTGGAGCTTGATCTCTCGACCGTTGAGCCCAGCGTCGCCGGACCCCGCCGTCCCCAAGATCGCGTTCGCCTCTCGCAAGCGGCGGAGAATTTCAAGCATGAGTTGCCGTCATTGCTGGGACCGGCAGTTGCAAGAGCTGCGGCAAGGCAAGTAATGCGGTGGGAAGGTGAAGGCGGCAATCCGACAGCAACCGGCTCTGAAGGCACTAAGCCAGATGTGGCGGAGCCGGTTGCGGCAAAGCACCACGTCGATGTCAGCAAATATCTTGACCATGGCTCCGTCGTCATCGCTGCCATCACGAGCTGCACGAATACTTCAAACCCCTACGTGATGATGGCGGCCGGAATCCTGGCGAAGAATGCGGTCGAGCGTGGTCTCTCGACGCCGCCCTGGGTGAAGACGTCGGTTGCTCCCGGATCGCGCGTCGTGACCGAGTATTACAAGAAGGCTGGGCTGATGGAGTTCCTCGACCGTCTCCGCTTCAGCATCGCCGGATATGGATGCACAACCTGCATCGGCAATTCCGGCCCGCTGCCTGCAGATGTGTCCAAAGCCATCGACGATCATCAGCTCGTGGTTGTCTCGGTGCTTTCCGGCAATCGCAACTTCGAAGGGCGCATCAACTCTGAGGTTCGCGCTAACTACCTGATGTCGCCGCCACTGGTCGTGGCATACGCGCTGGCCGGACGCATCGACCACGATCTGCTCACCGAGCCTCTTGGTAAAGACCATCAGGGGAAGGAAGTTTATCTTCGTGATATCTGGCCGAGCCAGAAAGAAGTCGATGAAGTTGTGCGCAAATGCATAGACTCCTCTATGTTTCGCGACAACTACGCAAGTATCGCCGAGGGCGACGAGCACTGGAAGAGGCTGAAAGTCCCGAAAGGGGACACGTACGCGTGGGAGAAAGACTCAACCTATATCAAGAAAGCTCCATACTTCGACGACATGCCGGTAAATCCGCCTCCGGTGAAAGACATTGTCGGAGCGCGCGTGCTGGCATGGCTGGGCGACAGCGTGACCACTGACCACATCTCGCCAGCCGGCTCGATTAAGCAGAACAGCCCTGCCGGCAGGTATCTGATTGAGCATGGCGTGAAGCCGCACGACTTCAACTCCTATGGTTCCCGGCGCGGGAATCATGAAGTGATGGTTCGCGGAACCTTCGCCAACGTTCGGCTTCGCAACAAGCTCGCCCCCGGCACCGAGGGCGGAGTCACGCGCTATCTGCCGACGAATGAGGTGATGTCAATCTTCGATGCCTCGATGAAGTACCAGGACGACGGAGTGCCACTCATCATTCTCGCCGGAAAAGAGTACGGATCGGGATCGTCGCGCGACTGGGCCGCCAAAGGACCAAAATTGCTCGGTGTTCATGCGGTCATTGCGCAGAGCTACGAGCGCATTCACCGCTCGAACCTGGTAGGAATGGGAATTCTCCCGCTGCAGCTCCTGTCCGAAGAGGATCCCGAGGCGCTTGGTCTTACTGGGGAAGAGATGTACGCGATAACAGGGTTGCGCGAGCTACTCGATTCGAAGTTCGCTTCGGGACGTCATGTGAGCGTGCATGCCCAACGAGGCGACGGCACGATCAAAGAATTCGAAGCTAGCGTGCGCATCGATACGCCGCAAGAGATTCTTTACTATCAACATGGTGGGATTTTGCAGTTTGTTCTGCGGCAATTGCTGGCAGGATGGGAGAGGCCTCACGTGGTCAGTCGTGGGATGAGTACTGTGGCTGATCCGAGTACTGGGAGCAGTATTACGTAG
- a CDS encoding GTPase ObgE codes for MFIDEAKIRVKAGDGGNGCMAFRREKFVPRGGPSGGDGGRGGDVVMESSERHNTLVHFRFNPEYKAERGRHGEGSNRTGQEGSDVILKVPVGTILYDADTGERIHDFSRADERLVIARGGRGGRGNQHFATPTHQAPREHELGRPGEERNYRLELKLLADVGLVGYPNAGKSTLISRISAARPKIADYPFTTLEPNLGVVSVGELPDDDSYVVADIPGLIEGASSGHGLGTQFLRHIERTRLLLHLIDVSDASGRPDPTQDFKVIMNELETWGTGLEQKPMIVVASKIDSANSEKLARLKRFCSRRKLPLMAISAVSGEGIQKLKYAVGERVKEIRATPDASSESHSLPA; via the coding sequence ATGTTCATCGATGAAGCCAAAATTCGCGTAAAAGCCGGAGACGGCGGTAATGGCTGCATGGCCTTTCGGAGGGAGAAGTTTGTCCCGCGCGGGGGACCTTCGGGCGGCGACGGCGGACGGGGCGGCGACGTCGTCATGGAATCCAGCGAGCGTCACAACACGCTCGTGCATTTTCGCTTCAATCCGGAATACAAAGCTGAACGCGGGCGGCACGGCGAAGGCTCTAACCGAACGGGACAGGAAGGAAGTGATGTCATCTTGAAGGTTCCTGTCGGAACAATTCTGTACGACGCGGATACTGGTGAACGCATCCACGATTTCTCACGTGCCGATGAGCGTCTCGTAATCGCGCGCGGTGGACGTGGCGGACGTGGCAATCAGCATTTCGCTACTCCCACTCACCAGGCTCCGCGCGAACACGAACTTGGACGTCCGGGGGAAGAGCGAAACTACAGGCTGGAGCTGAAGCTGTTGGCCGATGTTGGCCTGGTGGGATATCCGAATGCAGGTAAGTCCACTCTGATCTCGCGCATCTCAGCTGCGCGACCCAAGATCGCCGACTATCCTTTCACCACGCTCGAGCCGAATCTAGGCGTGGTAAGCGTCGGTGAGCTTCCGGACGACGACAGTTACGTAGTTGCCGACATCCCTGGCTTGATAGAGGGCGCCAGTTCGGGCCATGGGCTAGGAACGCAGTTTCTCCGCCACATCGAACGTACGCGGCTCCTTCTGCACCTCATCGATGTCTCCGACGCGAGCGGCCGCCCCGATCCCACGCAGGACTTCAAGGTAATCATGAATGAGCTTGAAACCTGGGGCACGGGGCTTGAGCAGAAGCCGATGATTGTTGTTGCCTCGAAGATCGACAGTGCCAATTCCGAAAAGCTGGCCAGGCTGAAACGCTTCTGCTCGCGCCGTAAGCTGCCATTGATGGCCATTTCGGCGGTAAGCGGTGAAGGGATCCAAAAGCTGAAATATGCCGTGGGTGAGCGCGTGAAGGAGATTCGCGCGACGCCAGATGCGAGCAGCGAGAGCCATTCTCTTCCCGCTTAA
- a CDS encoding 50S ribosomal protein L27, translated as MAHKKGLGSSKNGRDSNAQRLGVKAFGGQLVSGGSIIVRQRGTRLKPGKNVGRGKDDTLFAKVNGVIRFVDRGNLGRFVHVEPAEA; from the coding sequence ATGGCACACAAAAAAGGGTTAGGTAGTTCCAAAAATGGACGTGACTCGAATGCCCAGCGGCTTGGAGTAAAAGCCTTCGGCGGACAGCTTGTGAGCGGTGGCTCGATCATCGTCCGCCAGCGGGGCACGCGTCTGAAACCCGGCAAGAACGTTGGTCGCGGCAAAGACGACACGCTCTTCGCGAAGGTCAATGGTGTGATTCGATTTGTCGATCGCGGCAACTTGGGCCGTTTCGTGCACGTGGAACCCGCAGAAGCCTAG
- the rplU gene encoding 50S ribosomal protein L21 — MYAVIRAGGRQFRVAPGDVIKVDQKPAENGNIEFTDVLAVSGEPGTIVKPQSGARVVGSVVEEGRGDKILVFHFKRKKQYKKLQGHRQPYTAVRITEISFDGQKFTAPDLPASKPKKEKKEMASKQTEQKAGKKARTGAEGKASKSSKKRTDKGTARAAQKKK, encoded by the coding sequence ATGTACGCGGTGATCCGCGCCGGGGGAAGGCAGTTTCGCGTCGCACCCGGAGACGTAATCAAAGTTGACCAGAAGCCGGCTGAGAACGGCAATATCGAGTTTACCGATGTGCTCGCGGTTTCCGGCGAGCCTGGAACCATCGTGAAGCCGCAGAGCGGTGCCCGCGTCGTTGGTAGCGTAGTAGAGGAAGGCCGCGGCGACAAGATCCTGGTCTTCCATTTCAAGCGCAAGAAGCAGTATAAGAAGCTCCAGGGACATCGCCAGCCCTACACCGCCGTCCGCATTACCGAAATTTCTTTCGACGGACAGAAGTTTACCGCTCCTGACCTGCCGGCATCCAAGCCGAAAAAGGAGAAGAAAGAGATGGCTAGCAAGCAGACGGAGCAGAAGGCAGGTAAGAAGGCCCGCACTGGAGCCGAAGGCAAGGCGTCCAAGAGCAGCAAGAAGCGCACGGATAAGGGCACCGCTCGCGCCGCGCAGAAAAAGAAGTAG
- a CDS encoding threonine--tRNA ligase, translated as MPDVAEAPSILKITLPDGSSRELPRGTTPYDVAKSISPRLSDAALAAKVNGKVVDLNRPIEENAEVRILTEKDPESLEVFRHSSAHVLATAVTELFPETKLGHGPPTESGFFYDFYRRTQFTPEDLQRIEQRMQEVVDRDEKFVREYVPRDKAIRQYESENDWMKVHFIQKHTEGENQVSFYRNGKFVDFCRGPHIPSTGRIKAFKLLNLAGAYWLNDEKNPQLQRIYGTSFYSKKDLEQYLKAIEEAKKRDHRVLGQQLDLFSIQELAGPGLIFWHPKGGIIRKEMEDWLRSEYLKRGYSLVFTPHVMRTDLWKTSGHTGYYAQNMFTPMELDDAEYQLKPMNCPGHILIYQNTLRSYRDLPVRLGELGTVYRYERSGVMHGLLRVRGFTQDDAHIFCTPEQIEDEIVSCIDFALTVLNTYGFEKYEVELSIWDPNDTSKYIGSKENWEQAIASLEKAMQRRNIPYKTIAGEAAFYGPKIDVKLVDAIGRLWQLSTVQFDFTLPERFKLEYVAEDGSRKQPLMVHRALYGSIERFFGVLIEHYAGNFPVWLSPTQTVMVPISERHAAYAEQVAEKLKAAGVRVHVDARNEKMNAKIREHTLQKVPFLLVVGDKEAEAGEVSVRVRGKGDEGKMKVDDFTARVRGLIETRAAQI; from the coding sequence ATGCCTGACGTAGCAGAAGCACCCAGCATTCTAAAGATCACTCTGCCCGATGGATCCTCGCGTGAACTGCCCCGTGGGACGACGCCATACGATGTAGCCAAGTCGATCTCGCCTCGCCTCTCCGATGCCGCTCTTGCCGCCAAGGTGAACGGCAAAGTCGTCGATCTGAATCGGCCTATCGAAGAAAACGCCGAAGTGCGGATTCTCACGGAGAAGGATCCCGAGTCGCTTGAGGTGTTCCGGCATTCCTCGGCTCACGTATTGGCAACCGCCGTCACCGAGTTGTTCCCCGAGACGAAGCTTGGGCATGGTCCACCGACTGAATCCGGCTTCTTCTACGACTTCTATCGTCGAACGCAGTTCACTCCCGAGGACCTGCAGCGCATTGAGCAGCGCATGCAGGAGGTTGTTGATCGGGACGAGAAGTTTGTCCGTGAATACGTGCCGCGAGACAAGGCGATCCGTCAGTACGAGTCTGAAAACGATTGGATGAAGGTGCACTTCATTCAGAAGCACACTGAAGGTGAAAACCAGGTTTCTTTCTATCGCAACGGCAAGTTCGTCGACTTCTGCCGGGGACCTCACATTCCTAGTACGGGACGAATCAAGGCCTTCAAACTCCTGAACCTCGCCGGCGCCTACTGGCTGAATGACGAGAAGAACCCGCAGCTCCAACGGATTTATGGGACTTCGTTTTACTCGAAGAAGGACCTCGAGCAGTATCTCAAGGCGATCGAGGAGGCGAAGAAACGCGATCATCGCGTGCTGGGACAGCAGCTCGATCTCTTCTCCATCCAGGAATTGGCAGGACCAGGCCTGATCTTCTGGCATCCCAAAGGCGGAATCATTCGCAAGGAGATGGAAGACTGGCTGCGCTCAGAGTATCTGAAGCGCGGATACTCGCTGGTCTTCACGCCGCACGTAATGCGCACGGATCTGTGGAAGACCAGCGGCCACACGGGCTATTACGCGCAGAACATGTTCACACCCATGGAACTCGACGATGCCGAGTACCAGCTCAAGCCAATGAACTGTCCCGGGCACATCCTCATCTACCAGAACACGCTCCGTTCCTATCGCGACCTGCCAGTGCGTCTCGGCGAACTTGGCACGGTTTATCGCTACGAGCGTTCGGGAGTTATGCACGGCCTGCTGCGCGTGCGTGGTTTTACTCAGGACGATGCCCATATTTTTTGCACGCCTGAGCAAATCGAAGACGAGATCGTCAGCTGCATCGATTTTGCCCTTACCGTGCTCAATACCTATGGCTTCGAGAAGTACGAAGTCGAACTCTCAATCTGGGACCCCAATGACACCAGCAAATACATCGGATCCAAAGAGAACTGGGAGCAAGCCATTGCCTCGCTGGAAAAAGCAATGCAGCGCCGCAACATTCCTTACAAAACGATTGCTGGCGAGGCGGCGTTTTACGGTCCAAAAATCGATGTGAAGCTAGTGGACGCGATTGGCCGGCTGTGGCAACTCTCGACCGTTCAATTTGACTTCACGCTTCCCGAGCGCTTCAAGCTCGAATACGTGGCTGAAGACGGCTCGCGCAAGCAGCCGCTAATGGTGCACCGCGCACTCTACGGATCGATCGAGCGCTTTTTCGGCGTGCTGATCGAACACTATGCCGGCAACTTCCCGGTATGGCTCTCACCAACGCAGACAGTAATGGTCCCAATCTCCGAGCGCCACGCTGCGTATGCGGAACAGGTGGCCGAGAAGTTAAAAGCCGCCGGAGTACGCGTCCACGTAGATGCCAGGAACGAAAAGATGAATGCCAAGATCCGCGAACACACGTTGCAGAAGGTGCCGTTCCTGCTCGTGGTGGGAGATAAGGAAGCTGAAGCGGGAGAAGTGAGCGTTCGGGTTCGGGGCAAGGGTGATGAAGGCAAGATGAAGGTTGACGATTTCACCGCGCGCGTTCGAGGTCTGATCGAAACCCGGGCTGCTCAGATATAG
- a CDS encoding glyoxalase, producing MPAPKPQKASTFRLSKIVGFTITTQPEKAKAFYTKTLGFPFVKDDGFALVFDAHGTMLRVSKLKQFTPAQFTVLGWEVEDIEAAVAELVRRGVVFERYPGMPQDKSGICTFPGEARVAWFKDPDGNVLSVSQHNK from the coding sequence ATGCCTGCTCCCAAGCCACAGAAAGCATCGACCTTCCGATTGTCGAAAATCGTCGGATTCACCATCACCACTCAACCGGAAAAAGCGAAGGCCTTCTATACCAAGACACTCGGCTTTCCTTTCGTGAAAGACGACGGCTTTGCTCTGGTCTTCGACGCGCATGGGACCATGCTGCGGGTGAGCAAGCTGAAGCAGTTCACGCCAGCACAGTTCACCGTGCTGGGATGGGAAGTGGAAGACATCGAGGCGGCCGTCGCCGAACTGGTGCGCAGAGGTGTAGTCTTCGAGCGCTATCCGGGAATGCCGCAGGATAAAAGCGGAATCTGCACCTTCCCCGGCGAGGCCCGCGTTGCCTGGTTCAAGGATCCGGATGGGAACGTGTTGTCGGTATCGCAGCACAATAAGTAG
- a CDS encoding transposase: MYRRNLPHFQVDDTPVFVTFRTYEDFVLPPEARDLAYQHCLHDHMVLVHMHSFVIMPTHVHLLFTPLRDKDGQSFRLAKIMNGIKGPSAHSINKLLARSGHLWQDESFDHVIESDEEMNNRRFYILTNPIDAGLCKYPEDYRWLWRE, translated from the coding sequence ATGTACCGCCGAAACCTGCCACACTTCCAGGTAGACGACACTCCGGTTTTCGTCACGTTCCGCACCTACGAAGATTTCGTCCTTCCTCCTGAAGCGCGAGATCTCGCGTACCAGCACTGCTTGCACGATCACATGGTGCTGGTTCACATGCACTCTTTTGTGATCATGCCCACGCATGTGCACTTGTTATTCACGCCTTTACGAGATAAAGACGGTCAATCTTTTCGTCTTGCAAAAATCATGAACGGAATCAAAGGACCTTCAGCTCACAGCATCAACAAATTGCTCGCGCGGAGCGGCCATCTTTGGCAGGATGAGTCCTTTGATCACGTAATCGAATCTGACGAGGAGATGAACAACAGACGCTTCTATATCCTTACGAACCCGATCGATGCTGGCTTGTGCAAATACCCTGAAGATTATCGATGGCTGTGGAGAGAGTAA